In one window of Mercurialis annua linkage group LG4, ddMerAnnu1.2, whole genome shotgun sequence DNA:
- the LOC126677366 gene encoding ALA-interacting subunit 3-like: MRGATSSAGGGSSTTTAVAESAPAKRKSKKPKYSRFSQQELPACKPILTPGWVITAFVAVGIIFIPIGLITLFASEHVVEIVDRYDKDCIPSIFRNDSLQFIRSSTTNKTCTRSLTVPKRMKSPVFIYYELDNFYQNHRRYVKSRSDKQLRSKAGEGDTESCQPEAFAPNNAPIVPCGLTAWSMFNDTYGFSLKNKALDVSKKNIAWKSDQDYKFGSDVYPKNFQNGDLIGGAKLNSSIPLSEQVDLIVWMRTAALPSFRKLYGKIEMDLEANDVITVTINNNYNTYSFGGKKKLVLSTTSWIGGKNDFLGKAYLSVGGICLFFAISFILVYVIKPRPLGDPSYLSWNKNPSGI, encoded by the exons atgagaggAGCAACCAGTTCTGCCGGTGGTGGCAGCAGCACCACCACCGCGGTCGCTGAATCTGCTCCAGCAAAACGGAAATCAAAAAAACCTAAAt ACTCAAGATTTTCACAGCAAGAGCTTCCTGCATGCAAACCAATTCTTACTCCTGGATGG GTCATTACAGCATTTGTCGCGGTTGGGATAATCTTCATTCCTATTGgtttgattaccttgtttgcATCAGAACAt GTGGTTGAAATTGTGGATCGGTATGACAAAGATTGCATTCCTTCTATTTTTCGAAATGACAGCCTTCAATTCATCCGAAGTAGTACCACTAACAAGACATGTACCAGGAGTTTGACT GTTCCAAAGAGAATGAAAAGTCCCGTTTTTATATACTATGAGCTTGACAACTTCTATCAGAACCATCGTCG ATATGTGAAGAGTAGAAGTGACAAACAGTTAAGGAGTAAAGCAGGTGAGGGTGACACAGAGAGTTGTCAACCGGAAGCTTTTGCGCCAAATAATGCTCCAATAGTTCCTTGTGGTCTTACTGCTTGGAGTATGTTCAACGACACTTATGGGTTTTCACTTAAAAACAAGGCCTTAGATGTCAGCAAGAAAAATATAGCATGGAAAAGTGACCAAGATTACAAATTTGGCTCTGATGTCTATCCTAAAAATTTCCAAAATGGAGACTTGATCGGAGGTGCAAAGCTCAATTCTAGCATACCT TTGAGTGAACAAGTGGATCTTATCGTTTGGATGCGTACTGCAGCACTGCCATCTTTCAGGAAACTTTATGGGAAGATAGAGATGGATCTCGAAGCTAATGATGTAATTACAGTTACTATAAATAACAACTATAATACTTACAGTTTTGGGGGCAAGAAGAAGCTGGTTCTTTCGACAACAAGTTGGATTGGTGGAAAAAATGATTTCCTTGGAAAAGCATATCTTTCTGTCGGCGGAATCTGCTTGTTCTTTGCAATAAGCTTCATACTTGTATATGTGATCAAACCAAG GCCCCTTGGCGACCCGTCTTATTTGTCGTGGAACAAGAATCCATCAGGAATATGA
- the LOC126677365 gene encoding uncharacterized protein LOC126677365 isoform X2, whose translation MLLMLRAIFSSRITQGWQQGQNIAPQGLSLLSFLSPTIQLIPTSFQLLGILGSMKGITSNSVASECALKLYETGETVMFNRTEPQLFTQFAAHFVSDTDQPQSCNFANFVPFGEDTPLQRAEWIKFLGVFMNLEFRANQVYNAVKQNYLCLTKVAANITRSFKPIVAWMTYSDSVWSFTNEVYKLKYVEDAGGENIDNSISKMTYNTSNPDDLEDLHAILCTVDVVIDETVTVDPANYNQSTFLQNINVEDQSCFAFLSNQSLWRFDKRVQNLTALDWFDGAVSQPQLVLADFVELLFPTANYTTTYFRNIAKGEGMISIGASMCARDISTPLEPTILPCQ comes from the exons ATGTTATTGATGCTAAGAGCTATCTTCTCATCCAG AATAACTCAAGGATGGCAACAAGGACAAAATATTGCACCTCAAGGATTAAGTCTTTTGTCATTCCTCTCTCCAACTATTCAGCTGATACCTACTTCTTTCCAG CTACTAGGCATACTGGGGAGTATGAAGGGGATCACATCAAACTCAGTGGCATCAGAATGTGCCTTAAAGCTGTATGAAACAGGAGAAACTGTGATGTTTAATAGAACTGAACCTCAGCTATTTACTCAATTTGCTGCCCATTTCGTTAGTGACACTGATCAGCCTCAGTCTTGTAATTTTGCCAATTTTGTTCCTTTTGGTGAAGATACTCCTCTTCag AGAGCGGAGTGGATCAAATTCTTAGGTGTTTTTATGAATCTGGAGTTCAGAGCCAACCAAGTCTACAATGCA GTCAAACAAAATTACTTATGCCTAACTAAGGTTGCAGCAAATATTACAAGGTCCTTCAAACCAATTGTAGCTTGGATGACATACTCCGAC AGTGTATGGTCTTTTACAAATGAAGTATACAAGTTGAAG TATGTGGAAGATGCAGGTGGAGAAAATATTGATAATTCCATCAGCAAAATGACTTATAACACTTCAAATCCTGATGACTTGGAGGACTTACATGCTATTTTATGT ACTGTAGATGTAGTAATTGATGAAACAGTGACCGTTGATCCTGCCAACTACAATCAATCAACCTTCCTTCAAAATATAAATGTAGAAGATCAATCCTGTTTTGCATTTCTTTCAAATCAAAGTTTATGGAGATTTGATAAAAGAGTCCAAAACTTAACTGCTCTTg ACTGGTTTGATGGAGCAGTCTCTCAACCCCAATTGGTTCTAGCAGATTTTGTAGAACTTTTATTCCCTACTGCAAATTATACTACAACATACTTTAGGAACATTGCTAAG GGAGAAGGCATGATAAGCATTGGTGCTAGTATGTGTGCTAGGGATATTTCGACTCCATTGGAGCCCACAATACTACCTTGTCAATGA
- the LOC126677365 gene encoding uncharacterized protein LOC126677365 isoform X1 yields MLQIVLFLLAVFLLSSEYVNGASTVKMGNISKIEDALNFHLYYGQSFKVIKNVIDAKSYLLIQNNSRMATRTKYCTSRIKSFVIPLSNYSADTYFFPVSFFELLGILGSMKGITSNSVASECALKLYETGETVMFNRTEPQLFTQFAAHFVSDTDQPQSCNFANFVPFGEDTPLQRAEWIKFLGVFMNLEFRANQVYNAVKQNYLCLTKVAANITRSFKPIVAWMTYSDSVWSFTNEVYKLKYVEDAGGENIDNSISKMTYNTSNPDDLEDLHAILCTVDVVIDETVTVDPANYNQSTFLQNINVEDQSCFAFLSNQSLWRFDKRVQNLTALDWFDGAVSQPQLVLADFVELLFPTANYTTTYFRNIAKGEGMISIGASMCARDISTPLEPTILPCQ; encoded by the exons ATGCTGCAAATTGTATTGTTTTTATTAGCTGTTTTTCTATTAAGTAGTGAGTATGTGAATGGCGCATCTACTGTGAAAATGggaaacatatcaaaaatagAAGATGCACTGAACTTTCATCTTTATTATGGACAATCCTTCAAAGTTATAAAGAATGTTATTGATGCTAAGAGCTATCTTCTCATCCAG AATAACTCAAGGATGGCAACAAGGACAAAATATTGCACCTCAAGGATTAAGTCTTTTGTCATTCCTCTCTCCAACTATTCAGCTGATACCTACTTCTTTCCAG TATCCTTTTTCGAG CTACTAGGCATACTGGGGAGTATGAAGGGGATCACATCAAACTCAGTGGCATCAGAATGTGCCTTAAAGCTGTATGAAACAGGAGAAACTGTGATGTTTAATAGAACTGAACCTCAGCTATTTACTCAATTTGCTGCCCATTTCGTTAGTGACACTGATCAGCCTCAGTCTTGTAATTTTGCCAATTTTGTTCCTTTTGGTGAAGATACTCCTCTTCag AGAGCGGAGTGGATCAAATTCTTAGGTGTTTTTATGAATCTGGAGTTCAGAGCCAACCAAGTCTACAATGCA GTCAAACAAAATTACTTATGCCTAACTAAGGTTGCAGCAAATATTACAAGGTCCTTCAAACCAATTGTAGCTTGGATGACATACTCCGAC AGTGTATGGTCTTTTACAAATGAAGTATACAAGTTGAAG TATGTGGAAGATGCAGGTGGAGAAAATATTGATAATTCCATCAGCAAAATGACTTATAACACTTCAAATCCTGATGACTTGGAGGACTTACATGCTATTTTATGT ACTGTAGATGTAGTAATTGATGAAACAGTGACCGTTGATCCTGCCAACTACAATCAATCAACCTTCCTTCAAAATATAAATGTAGAAGATCAATCCTGTTTTGCATTTCTTTCAAATCAAAGTTTATGGAGATTTGATAAAAGAGTCCAAAACTTAACTGCTCTTg ACTGGTTTGATGGAGCAGTCTCTCAACCCCAATTGGTTCTAGCAGATTTTGTAGAACTTTTATTCCCTACTGCAAATTATACTACAACATACTTTAGGAACATTGCTAAG GGAGAAGGCATGATAAGCATTGGTGCTAGTATGTGTGCTAGGGATATTTCGACTCCATTGGAGCCCACAATACTACCTTGTCAATGA
- the LOC126677364 gene encoding NAC domain-containing protein 54-like isoform X2 has product MSPVSLPPGFRFHPTDEELVAYYLRRKINGHKIELEVIPEVDLYKCEPWDLPGKSLLPSKDLEWYFFSPRDRKYPNGSRTNRATKAGYWKATGKDRKVNSQMRAVGMKKTLVYYRGRAPHGARTGWVMHEYRLDERECENASGLQDAYALCRVFKKSANIPKIGDQYASTSNNQMTSEHSSSVEHYSEGRYEDFETSNYPMQMDTSSLPNVPTGSSPLHHHNHADHQSRDFGNWKQFLSDDPYSFSSSSSFPNSGPLPYPPSKVDIALECARLQHRFTVPPLEVDDFPQVGFTDMKMMHSTSMHEASNQTDILQEILSVAQASKELIQDTWAGNYSNSDNNDFTFIADKDVHGNFYNDMNSMRCIDKSWADPSVRSVEIGNLDENFKNDRIIENLRWIGMSNEELEKSFMEDHKVVPIENISNFQRREEHDIQGDNVHNNQEDCMGFQDTDDYSLEFINDDANANFDLASSPSFEVVEEIKVNHGMFVSTRQASETFFHQLVPSETVKIHLNPEITQNFSIQKLEMQAQEPRISKSIQAWKKIGRSVIYMIVILLMHCFYVGNEKLMESGNQEQTMGCPRNFKNKKLGMQEKDLVVTIRGGNKFSVFLKKLGLFLTISLALCTMWVNHVILNS; this is encoded by the exons atgtcTCCTGTTTCATTGCCTCCTGGTTTTCGTTTCCACCCTACTGACGAGGAGCTTGTTGCTTACTACCTACGAAGGAAGATCAATGGACATAAGATTGAATTAGAAGTCATTCCTGAAGTTGATCTTTATAAGTGTGAGCCATGGGATTTACCAG GGAAGTCACTGTTACCAAGCAAAGATCTAGAATGGTATTTCTTCAGTCCTAGAGATCGTAAATACCCGAATGGATCGAGGACGAATCGTGCTACTAAAGCCGGATATTGGAAGGCAACAGGCAAGGATCGAAAGGTTAACTCACAAATGCGTGCAGTAGGTATGAAGAAAACCCTAGTTTACTATAGAGGTAGAGCTCCTCATGGTGCTAGAACAGGTTGGGTAATGCATGAATATCGCCTCGACGAACGAGAATGCGAAAATGCTTCCGGCCTTCAG GATGCATACGCACTATGCCGTGTGTTCAAAAAGAGTGCAAATATTCCAAAGATTGGGGACCAATATGCATCAACATCAAATAATCAAATGACAAGTGAGCATTCTTCTAGCGTTGAGCATTATTCTGAAGGAAGATATGAAGATTTTGAGACTTCAAATTATCCCATGCAAATGGACACATCTTCCTTACCCAACGTCCCAACTGGATCATCACCTCTTCATCATCATAATCATGCTGATCATCAATCTAGAGATTTTGGAAATTGGAAACAATTCTTATCAGATGATCCTTATAGCttctcatcttcttcatcattcCCAAATTCTGGACCCCTTCCTTATCCACCATCGAAG GTTGATATAGCATTAGAATGTGCAAGATTGCAGCATAGATTTACCGTACCTCCATTGGAGGTGGACGATTTTCCTCAAGTCGGATTTACGGACATGAAAATGATGCACTCTACTTCCATGCACGAAGCCTCAAATCAAACTGATATTCTTCAGGAAATTCTTTCAGTTGCTCAAGCATCTAAAGAACTGATTCAAGACACTTGGGCCGGAAATTATTCTAATTCTGATAATAATGATTTCACTTTCATAGCTGATAAAGATGTTCATGGAAATTTCTATAATGACATGAATTCAATGAGATGCATAGACAAATCATGGGCGGATCCTTCTGTGCGATCTGTCGAGATCGGAAATCTGGATGAGAATTTTAAGAATGACAGAATTATAGAAAACTTGAGATGGATAGGGATGTCAAATGAAGAACTTGAGAAG AGTTTTATGGAGGATCACAAAGTTGTCCCcattgaaaatatttcaaattttcagAGAAGAGAAGAGCATGATATTCAAG GAGATAATGTGCATAATAATCAAGAAGACTGCATGGGATTCCAAGACACAGATGATTATTCACTAGAGTTCATCAACGATGATGCTAATGCAAACTTTGATTTAGCAAGTTCTCCAAGCTTTGAAGTTGTTGAAGAGATCAAAGTTAATCACGGAATGTTCGTTTCGACTCGACAAGCATCGGAAACTTTCTTTCACCAATTAGTTCCTTCTGAGACAGTTAAGATCCATCTAAACCCGGAAATAACTCAGAATTTCTCAATACAGAAATTAGAAATGCAAGCACAAGAGCCAAGAATCAGCAAATCAATTCAAGCTTGGAAGAAAATTGGAAGATCAGTCATTTATATGATTGTTATTCTGTTGATGCATTGTTTTTATGTGGGGAATGAAAAATTGATGGAAAGTGGAAATCAAGAACAGACAATGGGTTGCCCTAGAAATTTCAAGAACAAGAAACTTGGAATGCAAGAAAAGGATTTGGTGGTGACTATAAGAGGTGGGAATAAATTTAGTGTGTTTCTCAAGAAGTTAGGGCTTTTTCTTACCATTTCTTTGGCTCTTTGTACCATGTGGGTTAACCATGTCATACTCAAttcttga
- the LOC126677364 gene encoding NAC domain-containing protein 54-like isoform X1 produces MSPVSLPPGFRFHPTDEELVAYYLRRKINGHKIELEVIPEVDLYKCEPWDLPGKSLLPSKDLEWYFFSPRDRKYPNGSRTNRATKAGYWKATGKDRKVNSQMRAVGMKKTLVYYRGRAPHGARTGWVMHEYRLDERECENASGLQLQDAYALCRVFKKSANIPKIGDQYASTSNNQMTSEHSSSVEHYSEGRYEDFETSNYPMQMDTSSLPNVPTGSSPLHHHNHADHQSRDFGNWKQFLSDDPYSFSSSSSFPNSGPLPYPPSKVDIALECARLQHRFTVPPLEVDDFPQVGFTDMKMMHSTSMHEASNQTDILQEILSVAQASKELIQDTWAGNYSNSDNNDFTFIADKDVHGNFYNDMNSMRCIDKSWADPSVRSVEIGNLDENFKNDRIIENLRWIGMSNEELEKSFMEDHKVVPIENISNFQRREEHDIQGDNVHNNQEDCMGFQDTDDYSLEFINDDANANFDLASSPSFEVVEEIKVNHGMFVSTRQASETFFHQLVPSETVKIHLNPEITQNFSIQKLEMQAQEPRISKSIQAWKKIGRSVIYMIVILLMHCFYVGNEKLMESGNQEQTMGCPRNFKNKKLGMQEKDLVVTIRGGNKFSVFLKKLGLFLTISLALCTMWVNHVILNS; encoded by the exons atgtcTCCTGTTTCATTGCCTCCTGGTTTTCGTTTCCACCCTACTGACGAGGAGCTTGTTGCTTACTACCTACGAAGGAAGATCAATGGACATAAGATTGAATTAGAAGTCATTCCTGAAGTTGATCTTTATAAGTGTGAGCCATGGGATTTACCAG GGAAGTCACTGTTACCAAGCAAAGATCTAGAATGGTATTTCTTCAGTCCTAGAGATCGTAAATACCCGAATGGATCGAGGACGAATCGTGCTACTAAAGCCGGATATTGGAAGGCAACAGGCAAGGATCGAAAGGTTAACTCACAAATGCGTGCAGTAGGTATGAAGAAAACCCTAGTTTACTATAGAGGTAGAGCTCCTCATGGTGCTAGAACAGGTTGGGTAATGCATGAATATCGCCTCGACGAACGAGAATGCGAAAATGCTTCCGGCCTTCAG CTGCAGGATGCATACGCACTATGCCGTGTGTTCAAAAAGAGTGCAAATATTCCAAAGATTGGGGACCAATATGCATCAACATCAAATAATCAAATGACAAGTGAGCATTCTTCTAGCGTTGAGCATTATTCTGAAGGAAGATATGAAGATTTTGAGACTTCAAATTATCCCATGCAAATGGACACATCTTCCTTACCCAACGTCCCAACTGGATCATCACCTCTTCATCATCATAATCATGCTGATCATCAATCTAGAGATTTTGGAAATTGGAAACAATTCTTATCAGATGATCCTTATAGCttctcatcttcttcatcattcCCAAATTCTGGACCCCTTCCTTATCCACCATCGAAG GTTGATATAGCATTAGAATGTGCAAGATTGCAGCATAGATTTACCGTACCTCCATTGGAGGTGGACGATTTTCCTCAAGTCGGATTTACGGACATGAAAATGATGCACTCTACTTCCATGCACGAAGCCTCAAATCAAACTGATATTCTTCAGGAAATTCTTTCAGTTGCTCAAGCATCTAAAGAACTGATTCAAGACACTTGGGCCGGAAATTATTCTAATTCTGATAATAATGATTTCACTTTCATAGCTGATAAAGATGTTCATGGAAATTTCTATAATGACATGAATTCAATGAGATGCATAGACAAATCATGGGCGGATCCTTCTGTGCGATCTGTCGAGATCGGAAATCTGGATGAGAATTTTAAGAATGACAGAATTATAGAAAACTTGAGATGGATAGGGATGTCAAATGAAGAACTTGAGAAG AGTTTTATGGAGGATCACAAAGTTGTCCCcattgaaaatatttcaaattttcagAGAAGAGAAGAGCATGATATTCAAG GAGATAATGTGCATAATAATCAAGAAGACTGCATGGGATTCCAAGACACAGATGATTATTCACTAGAGTTCATCAACGATGATGCTAATGCAAACTTTGATTTAGCAAGTTCTCCAAGCTTTGAAGTTGTTGAAGAGATCAAAGTTAATCACGGAATGTTCGTTTCGACTCGACAAGCATCGGAAACTTTCTTTCACCAATTAGTTCCTTCTGAGACAGTTAAGATCCATCTAAACCCGGAAATAACTCAGAATTTCTCAATACAGAAATTAGAAATGCAAGCACAAGAGCCAAGAATCAGCAAATCAATTCAAGCTTGGAAGAAAATTGGAAGATCAGTCATTTATATGATTGTTATTCTGTTGATGCATTGTTTTTATGTGGGGAATGAAAAATTGATGGAAAGTGGAAATCAAGAACAGACAATGGGTTGCCCTAGAAATTTCAAGAACAAGAAACTTGGAATGCAAGAAAAGGATTTGGTGGTGACTATAAGAGGTGGGAATAAATTTAGTGTGTTTCTCAAGAAGTTAGGGCTTTTTCTTACCATTTCTTTGGCTCTTTGTACCATGTGGGTTAACCATGTCATACTCAAttcttga
- the LOC126677364 gene encoding NAC domain-containing protein 54-like isoform X3 yields the protein MSPVSLPPGFRFHPTDEELVAYYLRRKINGHKIELEVIPEVDLYKCEPWDLPGKSLLPSKDLEWYFFSPRDRKYPNGSRTNRATKAGYWKATGKDRKVNSQMRAVGMKKTLVYYRGRAPHGARTGWVMHEYRLDERECENASGLQLQDAYALCRVFKKSANIPKIGDQYASTSNNQMTSEHSSSVEHYSEGRYEDFETSNYPMQMDTSSLPNVPTGSSPLHHHNHADHQSRDFGNWKQFLSDDPYSFSSSSSFPNSGPLPYPPSKVDIALECARLQHRFTVPPLEVDDFPQVGFTDMKMMHSTSMHEASNQTDILQEILSVAQASKELIQDTWAGNYSNSDNNDFTFIADKDVHGNFYNDMNSMRCIDKSWADPSVRSVEIGNLDENFKNDRIIENLRWIGMSNEELEKSFMEDHKVVPIENISNFQRREEHDIQVSRR from the exons atgtcTCCTGTTTCATTGCCTCCTGGTTTTCGTTTCCACCCTACTGACGAGGAGCTTGTTGCTTACTACCTACGAAGGAAGATCAATGGACATAAGATTGAATTAGAAGTCATTCCTGAAGTTGATCTTTATAAGTGTGAGCCATGGGATTTACCAG GGAAGTCACTGTTACCAAGCAAAGATCTAGAATGGTATTTCTTCAGTCCTAGAGATCGTAAATACCCGAATGGATCGAGGACGAATCGTGCTACTAAAGCCGGATATTGGAAGGCAACAGGCAAGGATCGAAAGGTTAACTCACAAATGCGTGCAGTAGGTATGAAGAAAACCCTAGTTTACTATAGAGGTAGAGCTCCTCATGGTGCTAGAACAGGTTGGGTAATGCATGAATATCGCCTCGACGAACGAGAATGCGAAAATGCTTCCGGCCTTCAG CTGCAGGATGCATACGCACTATGCCGTGTGTTCAAAAAGAGTGCAAATATTCCAAAGATTGGGGACCAATATGCATCAACATCAAATAATCAAATGACAAGTGAGCATTCTTCTAGCGTTGAGCATTATTCTGAAGGAAGATATGAAGATTTTGAGACTTCAAATTATCCCATGCAAATGGACACATCTTCCTTACCCAACGTCCCAACTGGATCATCACCTCTTCATCATCATAATCATGCTGATCATCAATCTAGAGATTTTGGAAATTGGAAACAATTCTTATCAGATGATCCTTATAGCttctcatcttcttcatcattcCCAAATTCTGGACCCCTTCCTTATCCACCATCGAAG GTTGATATAGCATTAGAATGTGCAAGATTGCAGCATAGATTTACCGTACCTCCATTGGAGGTGGACGATTTTCCTCAAGTCGGATTTACGGACATGAAAATGATGCACTCTACTTCCATGCACGAAGCCTCAAATCAAACTGATATTCTTCAGGAAATTCTTTCAGTTGCTCAAGCATCTAAAGAACTGATTCAAGACACTTGGGCCGGAAATTATTCTAATTCTGATAATAATGATTTCACTTTCATAGCTGATAAAGATGTTCATGGAAATTTCTATAATGACATGAATTCAATGAGATGCATAGACAAATCATGGGCGGATCCTTCTGTGCGATCTGTCGAGATCGGAAATCTGGATGAGAATTTTAAGAATGACAGAATTATAGAAAACTTGAGATGGATAGGGATGTCAAATGAAGAACTTGAGAAG AGTTTTATGGAGGATCACAAAGTTGTCCCcattgaaaatatttcaaattttcagAGAAGAGAAGAGCATGATATTCAAG tttcCAGGAGATAA